The Microterricola viridarii nucleotide sequence CGGGGCGCCCGCTTGAGCGGCGTATCGACACAATCTCCGGCCGAGGGTGCACCGGATGCCGGCGCTTGGACCCCTCCGGCCGACGGTACTCGTTGGCTCGAGGGACCCTGCGACTGAAGCCAACCCGGCGTGCTACCGTGTGGCCACCCAGCACCCCTGTGTGGAAGGACTCCCCCGTGACCGCTTCGACAGGACAGCCCGCGTTCACCCTCGACCCGGCCGACGACGTGCAGGCCCGTGCCCTCGCCCGGCTGCAGAGCGAGCAGATCGCGTGGTTCACGAGCATCCGCCGCTCCGGCTTCCCGCACGCGGTGCCGGTGTGGTTCCTCTGGTGGGAGGGCGAGCTGCTGGTGCTCAGCGAACCGCAGGCGGTCAAGGTGCGCAACGTCCGCGGCAACGAGAAGGTGCTCGTGCATCTGGAGGCCGGCCGCGGCGGCGAACACCTGACCGTGCTGCGGGGCACCGCCGCCGTCTCGCCCGAGCCCACCAGCGGCTGGATCGACCGCATCGGCGCCGAGTACGCGGCGAAGTACGGCCGCGGCCTGGCCGGCCTGAGCCTCGACATGGCCGGCATGGCCGCGCAGTACAGCGCCGTCATCCGGATGACGCCGACCAAACTCACGGCGTGGTAACCGCAGTCGGGCGCCGCCGGGGCCGCGGGCGCCCCCGAACTCACAGCCGGGGCACAGCCTTGCGGGAACACGGCCGCCACGGCATCCGTTCTTTACTGTGACGTCGCGGCCAGCGGCGCCGACTCACCACCAGGAGGAACACAGTGTCCACCGAGTACCGCAAGACACCAGAGTCGCTCGCCCATCTCACCCATGCGCAGCACTTGGTGACGCAGAAGGACGGCACGGAGCCCGCCTTCCACAACGCGTATTGGAACAACCACGATCCCGGCATCTACGTTGATGTCGTCTCCGGGCAGCCGCTGTTCTCGTCCACCGACAAGTACGACAGCGGCACCGGCTGGCCGAGCTTCACCCGGCCGATCGAGCCGGCCGCGGTCACC carries:
- a CDS encoding pyridoxamine 5'-phosphate oxidase family protein encodes the protein MTASTGQPAFTLDPADDVQARALARLQSEQIAWFTSIRRSGFPHAVPVWFLWWEGELLVLSEPQAVKVRNVRGNEKVLVHLEAGRGGEHLTVLRGTAAVSPEPTSGWIDRIGAEYAAKYGRGLAGLSLDMAGMAAQYSAVIRMTPTKLTAW